A genome region from Acinetobacter lwoffii includes the following:
- a CDS encoding TonB-dependent receptor codes for MYQSPKFPFVRSTLSCLIACAGQNIYAENDTQEVQRLDTIVIQATRTDRERLTTPASVYYLNQEQDNSMNVNLSETLKGIPGLQLNNRENYAQDLQISMRGFGARSSFGVRGVRLYVDGIPATMPDGQGQTSNIDLNSLDHIEVLGGGFSSLYGNSSGGTILTTTREGQGADSIELGHSAGSQNKGQTKLVLQGGSENASEPSYVISSSYFDTNGYRDHSSAHKVLHNAKLTWDLEDGSKINWMNNYVKIAADDPGGLTREQWKVNPRQVATNVLLYNARKEIEQLQTGLTWNKPINDQHDLYGMAYWGQRAVTQYQSIPKCAYEENTDICKPNTVQLARNHPGGVIDFDRNFYGTDLRWTGKDILPNTKLIAGVAVDAMTEDRKGYQNFLGDRLGVKGELRRDEDNTLWNLDPYLQASYHFAPDWTLDAGLRYSNVHFKSKDKFLANGNNSGKTDYQKLLPSAALSWQIFPELMTYASYAQGFETPTFTEMSYPADGSSRTLDLKAAESRTYEMGLKSANTLGDFTVAVFQTKTKNDIVSAGNDNGRSTFRNADKTLREGIELSWNKNLWCDLIAQASYSYIDATFDADIPEILNQNGSIAVSRVESGNYIPGIAKNQAFLSLGWKPENGLSAGLDVRYSDRIYVNDTNTEYAPSYTVAGANVGYNWNVKDWSVKTFARLDNLFDKDYSGSVIVNESNSRFFEPAEGRNWSAGLSVTKEF; via the coding sequence ATGTACCAAAGCCCGAAATTTCCATTCGTGAGATCGACCTTGTCCTGCCTGATTGCTTGCGCAGGTCAGAACATTTATGCAGAAAATGATACACAAGAAGTCCAAAGGTTAGACACGATTGTCATTCAAGCGACCCGTACAGATCGGGAGCGATTGACCACACCGGCGTCAGTGTATTATCTGAATCAAGAACAAGATAACAGCATGAATGTGAATCTTTCGGAAACATTAAAAGGCATTCCGGGATTACAGTTAAACAATCGTGAAAACTATGCCCAAGACCTACAAATTTCGATGCGAGGCTTTGGGGCACGTTCCAGTTTTGGTGTGCGTGGTGTGCGTTTATATGTAGATGGAATCCCTGCAACAATGCCGGATGGACAGGGGCAAACCTCGAATATTGACTTGAATAGTCTGGACCATATTGAAGTATTGGGTGGTGGATTTTCATCACTGTATGGCAACTCTTCCGGAGGAACGATTTTAACCACCACAAGGGAAGGGCAAGGCGCTGACTCAATTGAACTGGGGCATTCTGCAGGGAGCCAGAACAAAGGGCAGACCAAGCTGGTTTTGCAAGGCGGTTCAGAGAATGCTTCAGAGCCAAGCTATGTCATTAGCTCCTCTTATTTTGATACCAATGGTTACCGTGACCACAGCAGTGCACATAAAGTTCTGCATAATGCCAAGCTGACTTGGGATCTGGAAGATGGTTCTAAAATCAACTGGATGAATAACTACGTTAAAATTGCAGCGGATGATCCGGGCGGTTTAACCCGAGAACAGTGGAAGGTCAATCCCCGACAGGTCGCGACCAACGTCCTTCTTTATAATGCACGTAAAGAAATTGAGCAGTTGCAAACAGGTTTGACCTGGAATAAACCGATCAATGACCAGCATGACCTGTATGGCATGGCCTACTGGGGACAGCGCGCAGTCACGCAATATCAGTCGATTCCAAAGTGTGCATATGAAGAAAATACTGATATTTGTAAACCTAATACAGTTCAACTAGCCCGAAATCATCCCGGTGGTGTCATTGATTTTGACCGTAATTTTTATGGGACAGATTTACGCTGGACGGGTAAAGATATTCTACCAAATACTAAACTGATTGCAGGTGTCGCCGTAGATGCCATGACCGAAGACCGTAAAGGCTATCAAAACTTTTTAGGTGATCGCTTGGGAGTCAAAGGCGAACTGCGTCGAGATGAAGATAATACCCTGTGGAATTTAGATCCGTATTTGCAAGCTTCTTATCATTTTGCTCCCGATTGGACTTTAGATGCCGGCCTGCGCTATAGCAATGTACATTTCAAGTCTAAAGACAAGTTTCTGGCGAATGGCAATAATTCGGGTAAAACCGATTATCAGAAATTACTGCCTTCAGCTGCGTTAAGCTGGCAGATTTTTCCTGAGCTGATGACTTATGCCAGTTATGCACAAGGCTTTGAAACGCCCACCTTTACCGAAATGTCTTATCCAGCAGATGGCAGTAGTCGCACACTTGATCTAAAAGCAGCAGAAAGTAGAACTTATGAGATGGGATTGAAATCTGCAAATACATTAGGTGATTTTACTGTTGCAGTTTTCCAGACCAAGACGAAGAATGACATTGTTTCTGCAGGTAATGACAATGGTCGCTCTACTTTCCGTAATGCCGATAAAACTTTAAGAGAAGGTATTGAACTCTCCTGGAATAAAAACCTATGGTGTGACCTAATTGCACAGGCCAGCTATAGCTATATAGATGCAACTTTTGATGCAGATATTCCTGAAATTTTAAATCAGAATGGCAGTATTGCAGTGTCGAGAGTTGAATCAGGAAACTATATTCCGGGGATTGCCAAAAATCAGGCATTTTTAAGTTTAGGCTGGAAACCTGAAAATGGTTTGAGTGCGGGTTTAGACGTGCGTTACTCAGATCGTATTTATGTCAATGATACCAATACTGAATATGCGCCAAGCTACACAGTCGCTGGTGCAAACGTTGGTTATAACTGGAATGTGAAAGACTGGTCTGTAAAAACTTTTGCACGCTTAGATAACCTGTTTGATAAAGATTATTCTGGTTCGGTGATTGTCAATGAAAGTAATAGCCGTTTCTTTGAGCCGGCAGAAGGACGGAACTGGAGCGCTGGTCTGAGTGTGACAAAAGAATTTTAA
- a CDS encoding ribonucleotide-diphosphate reductase subunit beta — protein sequence MSILSWDDFEDDSQKPAAPEQQPAPVEPQKATNSQMVSDAGNASPDVAAAQPLRATQNRGSNPTDSLARASASLEQLDVAPGLEELEMGAQRVQVDDKAMINCRADLNQLVPFKYEWAWQKYLDGCANHWMPQEVNMNHDIALWKSENGLTEDERTIVMRSLGFFSTADSLVANNLVLAIYRHITNPECRQYILRQAFEEAIHTHAYQYCIESLGMDEGEVFNMYREVPSVARKAAWGLKYTQSLSDPTFKTGTPENDQILLRNLIAFYCVLEGIFFYCGFSQILSMGRRNKMNGVAEQFQYILRDESMHLNFGIDMINQIKIENPGLWTTEFQEEIIQMILEGTMLEIEYARDTMPRGVLGMNAGMMEEYLKFIANRRLAQLGLPEQFAGVNNPFQWMSEMMDLRKEKNFFETRVTDYQTGGALSW from the coding sequence ATGTCTATCCTAAGTTGGGACGATTTCGAAGATGATTCGCAAAAACCGGCTGCACCTGAACAGCAGCCTGCGCCCGTCGAGCCGCAAAAAGCGACTAATTCACAGATGGTATCTGATGCAGGCAACGCATCGCCGGATGTGGCAGCTGCACAACCCCTTAGAGCCACTCAAAACCGAGGATCAAATCCAACCGATTCGCTGGCAAGAGCATCTGCTTCCCTAGAGCAGCTTGATGTTGCTCCAGGCCTTGAAGAGCTTGAAATGGGTGCACAGCGTGTACAGGTTGACGACAAGGCGATGATCAACTGTCGTGCAGACTTGAACCAGCTTGTTCCATTCAAATACGAATGGGCTTGGCAGAAGTATCTGGACGGATGTGCAAACCACTGGATGCCGCAAGAAGTCAACATGAACCACGACATCGCGCTGTGGAAGTCTGAAAATGGCTTGACTGAAGATGAACGTACCATTGTGATGCGTTCACTTGGTTTCTTCTCGACTGCCGATTCACTGGTTGCAAACAATCTGGTACTGGCGATTTACCGTCACATTACCAACCCTGAATGCCGTCAGTACATCTTGCGTCAGGCATTTGAAGAAGCGATTCACACACACGCTTACCAGTACTGTATCGAGTCGTTAGGTATGGATGAAGGCGAAGTCTTCAACATGTACCGTGAAGTACCGTCAGTGGCACGTAAGGCAGCGTGGGGCCTGAAATATACTCAGTCTTTAAGTGATCCTACTTTCAAAACTGGTACCCCTGAAAACGACCAAATCCTGCTTCGCAACCTGATCGCGTTCTATTGTGTACTTGAAGGTATTTTCTTCTACTGTGGTTTCAGCCAGATCCTGTCGATGGGCCGTCGTAACAAGATGAATGGTGTTGCCGAGCAATTCCAGTACATCCTGCGTGATGAGTCAATGCACCTGAACTTTGGTATCGATATGATCAACCAGATCAAGATCGAAAACCCGGGTTTATGGACCACTGAATTCCAGGAAGAAATCATCCAGATGATTCTTGAAGGCACGATGCTGGAAATCGAATATGCACGTGACACCATGCCACGCGGTGTACTTGGCATGAATGCTGGCATGATGGAAGAATACCTGAAGTTCATTGCCAACCGTCGTCTGGCGCAGTTAGGCTTGCCTGAACAGTTTGCTGGCGTGAACAACCCGTTCCAGTGGATGTCAGAAATGATGGACTTGCGTAAAGAGAAGAATTTCTTCGAGACGCGCGTAACAGATTACCAAACTGGCGGTGCGTTAAGCTGGTAA
- a CDS encoding DUF2188 domain-containing protein, translated as MSKSNDRMVYQRGNEWVNKANGNSTASSIHSTQRDAINSAKTMLKNSGGGELTIKGTNQLIRQKDTISPGNDPRNIKG; from the coding sequence ATGAGCAAATCAAATGACCGCATGGTATATCAACGTGGAAATGAATGGGTAAATAAAGCAAATGGTAATTCTACCGCTTCATCCATTCACTCAACACAACGTGATGCAATAAACTCAGCTAAAACTATGTTAAAAAACTCTGGCGGAGGAGAATTGACAATCAAAGGTACTAATCAATTGATTCGTCAAAAAGACACAATTTCCCCAGGAAATGATCCAAGAAACATAAAAGGCTAA
- a CDS encoding ribonucleoside-diphosphate reductase subunit alpha, whose product MSVITSTPGQLQVIKRTGDVAAFDAEKISVAIGKAFLAVEGQQSADSSRIHDRIEQLTEMVLNTFKRRLPSGGTIHIEEIQDQVELALMRTGEQKVARSYVIYREQRSEARKQLGAHHHPTLQITDAEGKLKPLDLSALTAHVTKAAEGLEGIDVQAIVDETVKNLYNGVKESDISTTMMMATRTRIEQEPNYTYVTARLLRDDLVATGLKFLGLPVDTVEGDALETYLKKGIELELLSPELLNFDLAKLAAAIQPERSNQFTYLGLQTLFDRYFIHSDGVRFELPQLFFMRVSMGLSLNEENREDRAIEFYNLLSSFDYMASTPTLFNSGTLRPQLSSCYLTTIDDDLYDIYGAMRDNAMLSKWAGGLGNDWTPVRALNSYIKGTNGKSQGVVPFLKVANDTAVAVNQGGKRKGAVCAYLETWHLDIEEFLELRKNTGDDRRRTHDMNTANWVPDLFMQRVFEDAEWTLFTPSETPDLHDLTGAEFAERYAHYEAIAKETNMLHKKIRAKDLWRKMLSMLFETGHPWITFKDVCNLRSPQQHVGVVHSSNLCTEITLNTSKEEIAVCNLGSINLVQHVQGGVLDREKLARTVKTAVRMLDNVIDINYYAVPQARNSNLKHRPVGMGIMGFQDALYEMNLAYGSDAAVEFADESMEVISYYAISTSSDLAVERGTYETFKGSLWDQGILPIDSLDLVAKTRPERMFEVDRTQRLDWDTLRAKVQKDGMRNSNVMAIAPTATISNICGVSQSIEPTFQNLYVKSNLSGEFTVINPYLVRALKERGLWDAVMVNDLKHFEGSVQKISRIPEELKAIFATAFEVETRWIVDAASRRQKWIDQAQSLNLYIAGANGKKLDITYKMAWLRGLKTTYYLRALGATSAEKSTINTGALNAVKPATVAAPVVAAAPVVEAQKPEAPAEEEGFAQAAPVPMACSIDNPDCEACQ is encoded by the coding sequence ATGAGCGTAATCACTTCAACTCCTGGTCAACTTCAGGTGATTAAACGCACCGGTGATGTTGCCGCTTTTGATGCAGAAAAAATTTCTGTCGCAATTGGTAAAGCGTTTTTGGCGGTTGAAGGCCAACAAAGCGCTGACTCGAGCCGGATCCATGATCGTATCGAGCAACTGACGGAAATGGTATTAAATACCTTTAAACGTCGTTTACCTTCTGGCGGAACGATTCATATTGAAGAAATTCAAGACCAAGTTGAACTTGCGCTAATGCGTACGGGCGAACAGAAAGTTGCACGCTCTTATGTCATTTACCGTGAACAACGTTCTGAAGCACGTAAACAGTTAGGTGCTCATCATCACCCGACCCTGCAAATTACTGATGCTGAAGGCAAACTCAAGCCACTAGATTTAAGTGCTTTAACTGCGCATGTTACTAAAGCAGCAGAAGGCCTTGAAGGGATTGATGTACAAGCGATTGTCGATGAGACCGTGAAAAACTTGTACAACGGCGTAAAAGAGTCTGACATCTCGACCACGATGATGATGGCGACCCGTACCCGTATCGAGCAAGAACCTAACTATACATATGTGACTGCACGTTTATTGCGTGATGACCTGGTTGCGACTGGTTTGAAATTCCTGGGTCTACCTGTAGATACAGTTGAAGGCGATGCGCTGGAAACTTACCTGAAAAAAGGGATTGAGCTTGAGCTGCTTTCTCCAGAGTTGTTGAACTTTGACCTGGCGAAACTGGCTGCTGCGATTCAACCGGAACGCTCTAACCAGTTTACTTACTTGGGTCTACAAACTTTATTTGACCGTTACTTCATCCATTCAGATGGTGTACGTTTCGAACTTCCGCAATTGTTCTTTATGCGTGTTTCTATGGGCTTGTCGCTCAATGAAGAAAACCGCGAAGACCGCGCGATTGAGTTCTATAACTTATTGTCTAGCTTCGACTACATGGCTTCTACGCCGACCCTGTTTAACTCAGGTACGCTACGTCCACAGTTATCGAGCTGTTACTTGACTACAATTGATGATGACCTGTACGACATCTATGGCGCAATGCGTGATAACGCAATGCTGTCTAAATGGGCAGGTGGTTTAGGTAATGACTGGACGCCAGTTCGTGCCTTGAACTCATACATCAAAGGTACAAATGGTAAGTCGCAAGGTGTTGTTCCGTTCCTGAAAGTGGCGAACGATACAGCTGTTGCGGTGAACCAGGGCGGCAAGCGTAAAGGTGCAGTTTGTGCATACTTAGAAACTTGGCACCTCGACATCGAAGAATTCCTTGAACTGCGTAAGAACACTGGTGATGACCGTCGTCGTACCCACGACATGAACACTGCGAACTGGGTTCCTGACCTGTTCATGCAACGTGTATTCGAAGATGCAGAATGGACTTTATTCACGCCTTCTGAAACACCTGATCTGCATGATTTGACCGGTGCAGAATTCGCTGAGCGTTATGCACATTACGAAGCGATTGCCAAAGAAACAAACATGTTGCACAAGAAAATCCGTGCAAAAGATTTGTGGCGCAAAATGCTGTCGATGCTGTTTGAAACAGGTCACCCGTGGATCACATTCAAAGACGTATGTAATCTGCGTTCACCACAGCAACACGTAGGCGTGGTTCACTCTTCTAACCTGTGTACAGAAATCACGCTGAACACCAGCAAAGAAGAAATCGCAGTATGTAACCTGGGTTCAATCAACCTGGTACAACACGTTCAAGGTGGTGTTCTTGATCGCGAAAAACTGGCACGTACGGTTAAAACAGCCGTTCGTATGCTCGATAACGTGATTGACATCAACTACTACGCTGTTCCGCAAGCACGTAACTCGAACCTGAAACACCGTCCAGTTGGTATGGGTATCATGGGCTTCCAGGATGCACTGTATGAGATGAACCTGGCTTATGGTTCTGATGCTGCGGTTGAGTTTGCTGATGAATCGATGGAAGTGATTTCGTACTACGCGATTTCAACATCTAGCGATTTGGCTGTTGAACGTGGTACATACGAAACATTCAAAGGTTCATTGTGGGATCAAGGTATCCTGCCAATCGACTCGCTTGATCTGGTTGCGAAAACTCGTCCAGAACGCATGTTCGAAGTCGACCGCACTCAACGTCTGGACTGGGATACTTTACGTGCCAAAGTTCAAAAAGACGGTATGCGTAACTCGAATGTGATGGCAATTGCTCCGACTGCTACGATTTCAAACATCTGTGGCGTGTCTCAGTCAATCGAGCCAACCTTCCAGAACTTGTATGTGAAATCAAACCTGTCTGGCGAATTCACCGTGATTAACCCGTATCTGGTACGTGCGTTGAAAGAACGTGGTCTTTGGGATGCTGTGATGGTCAATGACCTGAAACACTTCGAAGGTTCTGTGCAGAAGATTTCCCGTATTCCGGAAGAGCTTAAAGCCATCTTCGCGACTGCGTTTGAAGTTGAAACTCGCTGGATCGTGGATGCTGCATCACGTCGTCAAAAATGGATCGATCAGGCTCAGTCTCTTAACCTTTACATCGCTGGTGCAAACGGTAAGAAACTGGACATCACTTACAAGATGGCCTGGTTACGTGGTCTTAAGACGACTTATTACCTTCGTGCATTGGGTGCGACTTCTGCTGAGAAATCAACCATTAACACTGGCGCATTGAACGCAGTTAAACCTGCAACTGTTGCGGCGCCTGTTGTAGCAGCAGCTCCTGTCGTTGAAGCGCAAAAACCTGAAGCTCCTGCAGAGGAAGAAGGTTTTGCTCAAGCGGCGCCAGTGCCAATGGCATGTTCAATTGACAACCCTGATTGTGAGGCTTGTCAGTAA
- the bfmR gene encoding response regulator transcription factor BfmR: MSQEEKLPKILIVEDDERLARLTQEYLIRNGLEVGVEPDGNRAIRRIIAEQPDMVVLDVMLPGADGLTICREVRPHYHQPILMLTARTEDMDQVLGLEMGADDYVAKPVQPRVLLARIRALLRRTDKVPEDEVAQRIEFDDLVIDNGGRSVTLNGDLVDFTSAEYDLLWLLASNAGRILSREDIFERLRGIEYDGQDRSIDVRISRIRPKIGDDPENPKRIKTVRSKGYLFVKETNGL; this comes from the coding sequence ATGAGCCAAGAAGAAAAGTTACCCAAGATTTTAATTGTTGAAGATGACGAGCGTCTTGCTCGTTTAACGCAAGAATACCTCATTCGTAACGGACTTGAGGTGGGGGTAGAGCCGGATGGTAACCGTGCCATTCGTCGGATTATTGCCGAGCAGCCAGATATGGTGGTGCTGGATGTGATGTTACCAGGTGCTGATGGCTTGACCATTTGCCGTGAAGTACGTCCACATTATCATCAACCGATTTTGATGTTGACTGCGCGTACTGAAGACATGGATCAGGTTTTGGGTCTGGAAATGGGTGCAGATGACTATGTCGCTAAACCAGTTCAGCCGCGTGTATTGCTGGCGCGTATCCGTGCATTGCTGCGTCGTACTGACAAGGTGCCTGAAGATGAAGTGGCACAGCGCATCGAATTTGATGATCTGGTCATCGACAATGGCGGCCGTTCAGTGACCTTAAATGGCGATCTGGTTGATTTTACCAGCGCAGAATATGACCTGTTATGGTTGCTTGCATCGAATGCTGGCCGTATTCTCTCTCGCGAAGATATTTTCGAGCGTTTACGTGGTATCGAATATGATGGCCAAGATCGTTCAATCGATGTGCGTATTTCTCGTATCCGTCCAAAAATCGGTGACGATCCAGAAAATCCGAAGCGTATTAAAACAGTACGTAGTAAGGGTTATCTTTTTGTTAAAGAGACCAATGGTCTTTAA
- the bfmS gene encoding sensor histidine kinase BfmS: MFKHSIFLRIYAGLVILVVLVAVFGYLLVQIINYQRAQEYRESLTDGMAYIISEGVARQPNLQQKMDWVSDASDLLELPIHYVEASKVDITRAEGRRIAERKAVVRWDAESGIAYIVVGLRDDPGHYLYIKADSITERQMKALPVFILDYLVYYPGQEKEYLARIQDYFSYPVSIENVQNLPLDSEQIGRLRLDHSIILYRDNASIRGTTISIISPIPGSTSQVLVMGPVPLFNWMPFQLATGITLLSLFVLSLGVYGLLVPMQRKLREVSYALNKMKSGNMSLRLPVEGSDEMSTLASSYNNMSDHIQRLIEAQRELMRAVSHELRTPVARIRFGVEMMADEDDYDYRLQQVEQIDKDIEALNTLIDEIMTYAKLEQGMPSIEFEQIDLYDVLNQVAQETEALKTQKIIELHPMPVAVTVEAERRYLHRVIQNLVGNAVRYCDNKILISGGLDQDGQAYVCVEDDGPGIPEIDRARIFEAFARLDDSRTRASGGYGLGLSIVSRIAYWFGGTIQVDQSPTLGGARFTMTWPAQRYVKKSKRKMLEKKPEEASDHLA; the protein is encoded by the coding sequence GTGTTTAAACACAGTATATTTTTGCGTATATACGCAGGACTCGTCATCCTTGTCGTCTTGGTGGCGGTGTTCGGCTATTTGTTGGTACAGATTATCAACTATCAGCGTGCGCAAGAATATCGCGAATCCCTGACTGATGGTATGGCGTATATCATCAGTGAAGGGGTCGCACGCCAGCCAAATCTCCAGCAAAAGATGGATTGGGTTTCTGATGCCTCCGATTTGCTGGAATTACCTATCCATTATGTAGAAGCCAGTAAGGTCGATATTACCCGTGCTGAAGGGCGCCGTATTGCCGAACGTAAGGCGGTGGTGCGTTGGGACGCCGAATCAGGTATTGCCTATATTGTGGTTGGGCTGCGCGATGACCCGGGTCATTACCTTTATATTAAGGCCGACAGTATTACTGAGCGCCAGATGAAGGCCTTACCAGTCTTTATCCTGGACTATCTGGTCTACTATCCAGGTCAGGAAAAAGAATATCTGGCTCGTATTCAGGATTATTTTTCTTATCCGGTTTCTATCGAAAATGTCCAGAATCTACCTTTAGACTCCGAGCAAATCGGACGTCTGCGTCTGGACCATAGCATCATTTTATACCGCGATAATGCCTCTATTCGTGGCACCACGATTTCAATTATTTCACCGATTCCTGGTTCGACTTCGCAAGTATTGGTCATGGGGCCGGTACCCTTGTTTAACTGGATGCCATTCCAGTTGGCGACCGGTATTACCTTATTAAGCCTTTTTGTGTTGAGTCTGGGTGTTTATGGTCTTCTGGTTCCGATGCAGCGTAAGTTGCGTGAAGTCAGCTATGCCTTAAACAAAATGAAATCGGGTAATATGTCATTGCGTCTTCCTGTGGAAGGCAGTGACGAGATGTCTACACTGGCGTCTAGCTATAACAATATGTCAGATCATATCCAGCGTTTGATCGAAGCGCAGCGTGAGTTGATGCGTGCGGTGTCGCATGAGTTGCGTACACCGGTGGCACGAATCCGCTTTGGTGTGGAAATGATGGCGGATGAAGATGACTACGATTATCGTCTGCAACAGGTGGAACAGATTGATAAAGATATTGAAGCGCTGAATACCTTGATTGATGAGATCATGACCTATGCCAAACTGGAACAGGGCATGCCGTCGATTGAGTTTGAGCAAATCGATCTGTATGACGTACTGAATCAGGTGGCACAAGAAACTGAAGCGCTGAAAACCCAGAAAATCATCGAATTACATCCAATGCCTGTTGCGGTCACAGTAGAGGCGGAGCGTCGTTATCTGCATCGTGTAATTCAGAATCTGGTCGGCAATGCTGTACGTTATTGCGATAATAAAATCTTGATTAGCGGCGGTCTGGATCAGGATGGTCAGGCCTATGTTTGCGTTGAAGATGACGGGCCGGGGATTCCAGAAATAGATCGTGCCCGCATTTTTGAAGCCTTTGCCCGACTGGATGATAGCCGTACCCGTGCGTCGGGTGGTTATGGTTTAGGTTTGTCGATTGTCAGCCGGATTGCGTACTGGTTTGGTGGCACGATTCAGGTGGATCAAAGTCCGACGCTGGGTGGTGCGCGTTTTACCATGACCTGGCCGGCACAACGTTATGTCAAGAAGAGTAAGCGCAAAATGCTGGAAAAAAAGCCAGAGGAAGCGAGTGATCATTTAGCTTGA
- a CDS encoding IS982 family transposase, whose amino-acid sequence MSIYEFIISVYLFIDSCYSLIVTKPLRTRGFPPALTDIEIITIQIVGEFLGLDSDKNIWKYFKHNYLDWFPKLGSYPNFCKHCANLWQVNQQIMTKIRKTFMHDNIHFIDGFPIPVCRYARAKKHRNFKTDAGFSYCAAKQEKYYGFKGHIVINFSGMITDYTFAPANCDERDVAPEITQNIHGLLGADKGYLRPELKKYYDLQSVDLQTPFRKNMVDHRPKEAMRILMNARRKIETVIGQLTAQFNIQKVRARDLWHLSHRITRKILSHTISVVLNSQLGNPPLQLENLIKS is encoded by the coding sequence ATGTCCATTTACGAATTTATCATTTCTGTGTATTTATTCATAGATTCTTGCTATTCACTTATCGTCACAAAGCCATTAAGAACGAGAGGATTTCCTCCAGCTTTAACCGATATTGAAATAATTACTATACAAATTGTAGGTGAATTTTTAGGATTGGATTCTGATAAAAATATCTGGAAATATTTTAAACACAATTACTTAGACTGGTTTCCAAAATTAGGTTCTTATCCTAATTTCTGTAAACACTGTGCAAATTTATGGCAAGTCAATCAGCAAATTATGACCAAGATTAGAAAAACCTTTATGCACGATAATATTCATTTTATTGATGGCTTTCCTATTCCTGTTTGTCGCTATGCTCGAGCAAAAAAACATAGAAATTTTAAAACCGATGCTGGCTTCAGTTATTGTGCAGCTAAACAAGAAAAATATTATGGTTTTAAAGGACATATTGTGATTAATTTCTCAGGAATGATTACAGATTATACTTTTGCTCCAGCAAACTGCGATGAACGAGATGTTGCACCTGAAATTACACAGAATATTCATGGTCTGCTTGGTGCTGATAAAGGGTATTTAAGACCTGAACTAAAAAAATATTATGATTTACAGTCTGTTGATTTACAAACACCATTTAGAAAAAATATGGTTGACCATCGACCGAAAGAAGCTATGAGAATACTGATGAATGCCCGAAGGAAAATTGAAACAGTCATAGGACAACTAACAGCGCAGTTTAATATACAAAAAGTCAGGGCTAGAGATCTATGGCATTTATCTCATCGTATCACTCGAAAAATTCTTTCACATACAATTTCAGTCGTTTTAAATTCTCAATTAGGTAATCCTCCTTTACAGTTGGAAAACTTAATTAAAAGTTGA
- the ndhC gene encoding NADH-quinone oxidoreductase subunit A, which translates to MSAITPYEWAIIAFVIGVTFLCVFMLTVPLLLGGKSWGRAKQEQFESGVVSAGGARIRLSAKFYLVAIFFVVFDLEALYLYAWAVSVREVGWIGFATAAIFIIVLLVGLIYELSTGALNWAPSDRRKAAGIKAKIGSPNMDLAEITRFNSIEELVMDPTGQIPAQSSGFVKKSQTQLSDKE; encoded by the coding sequence ATGAGTGCTATTACTCCATACGAATGGGCAATTATTGCCTTCGTGATCGGCGTTACATTTTTATGCGTCTTTATGCTGACTGTCCCATTACTCCTCGGGGGTAAATCATGGGGCCGTGCCAAGCAGGAGCAGTTTGAGTCAGGTGTAGTTAGCGCAGGTGGAGCTCGTATCCGCTTGTCTGCAAAATTCTATTTAGTTGCAATTTTCTTTGTAGTGTTTGATTTAGAAGCACTTTATCTATATGCATGGGCAGTTTCTGTTCGTGAGGTAGGTTGGATTGGTTTTGCAACTGCAGCTATCTTTATCATAGTTTTACTTGTTGGTTTGATTTACGAATTATCGACAGGCGCACTCAATTGGGCACCTTCAGACAGACGTAAGGCAGCAGGAATTAAAGCTAAGATTGGTTCGCCAAATATGGATCTTGCAGAAATTACGCGCTTCAACTCAATTGAAGAATTGGTGATGGATCCAACGGGTCAAATCCCGGCTCAATCATCTGGTTTTGTGAAAAAGTCACAAACTCAATTATCTGATAAGGAGTAA